In one Bactrocera tryoni isolate S06 chromosome 5, CSIRO_BtryS06_freeze2, whole genome shotgun sequence genomic region, the following are encoded:
- the LOC120778330 gene encoding uncharacterized protein LOC120778330 produces MEQVASGSGQQTPRRKWRYLKAMSFMEKTPNSRRFQSLLQKKNSYAFAKFLESAGASISTMIGESRKTKTNSTAQHFASLAAKITESGLPSNMVTQIEARESAFVFEEINNYLSYKYCLPR; encoded by the exons ATGGAGCAAGTCGCTTCCGGGAGTGGTCAGCAAACACCACGGAGAAAGTGGAGATATTTGAAGGCGATGTCCTTTATGGAAAAGACTCCAAATTCCAGGCG TTTCCAATCCCTTTTGCAGAAAAAGAACAGTTACGCTTTCGCGAAGTTTCTTGAGTCGGCAGGCGCAAGCATATCTACAATGATTGGCGAATCTCGTAAGACTAAGACTAATTCCACCGCACAACATTTTGCATCCTTGGCAGCAAAAATTACAGAATCCGGTCTTCCGTCAAACATGGTTACACAAATAGAGGCAAGAGAATCGGCTTTTGTGTTtgaggaaataaataattatttaag TTACAAATATTGCCTCCCGCGTTGA